One part of the Thermococcus litoralis DSM 5473 genome encodes these proteins:
- a CDS encoding cation:proton antiporter produces the protein MIFAEFFYGAMAIALGAFITLIRIMLGPSVPDRVVGVDTLNTLVVAGMILLGAAYDRVIYIDIAIVYALLSYIGTLVIAKYLQGGLE, from the coding sequence ATGATTTTTGCTGAATTTTTCTATGGAGCGATGGCAATTGCCCTTGGAGCATTTATAACTTTGATTCGCATCATGCTGGGCCCCAGTGTTCCCGATAGAGTTGTTGGCGTTGACACATTGAATACCCTTGTTGTAGCTGGAATGATTCTCCTAGGAGCGGCCTATGATAGGGTGATCTACATCGATATAGCTATAGTTTATGCTCTGCTCAGTTATATTGGGACTTTGGTAATTGCCAAGTATCTTCAGGGGGGATTAGAATGA
- the mnhG gene encoding monovalent cation/H(+) antiporter subunit G, translating to MIKSIIYVFLAISITFNLLGSFSLHRFPDVYTRLHGATKCTTFGTIFAVLAVIVHAIWQIKEIGDPKYLQMALHSLVALIALMLTNPTGAHAIAKAAHLSGYKPAKAVIDAYERKLRGEEA from the coding sequence ATGATTAAAAGCATAATCTACGTTTTTCTAGCAATCAGTATTACTTTCAACTTGCTTGGGAGTTTTTCACTTCACAGATTCCCTGACGTTTATACCCGATTACACGGAGCCACAAAGTGCACAACCTTTGGGACAATATTCGCTGTTTTGGCCGTAATTGTTCATGCGATTTGGCAGATAAAAGAAATAGGTGATCCAAAGTACCTCCAAATGGCATTGCACAGCTTGGTTGCTCTGATAGCTTTGATGCTTACAAATCCAACAGGAGCTCATGCGATAGCGAAAGCTGCACATTTGAGCGGTTATAAACCAGCAAAAGCTGTGATCGATGCATATGAGAGGAAGTTGAGAGGTGAAGAAGCATGA
- a CDS encoding DUF4040 domain-containing protein: MNVLTVDMAIQAGLLIGILLSSYWMITTRDLLSAALASAAMSLLLSLEFYMLHAPDVAIAEAAVGAGVVTAIVVYGISKTERWEREGP; this comes from the coding sequence ATGAACGTATTAACCGTTGATATGGCGATTCAGGCGGGACTGCTTATTGGGATACTCCTTTCCTCATACTGGATGATAACTACAAGGGATTTGCTTTCAGCGGCTTTGGCCTCTGCAGCCATGAGTCTCCTTCTTAGTTTGGAATTCTATATGCTCCATGCACCAGATGTTGCCATAGCGGAAGCGGCGGTTGGTGCGGGCGTTGTTACTGCAATAGTTGTTTATGGAATTTCAAAAACAGAGAGATGGGAGCGTGAGGGTCCATGA
- the mbhE gene encoding hydrogen gas-evolving membrane-bound hydrogenase subunit E — protein MRRTFGALSLLFIFGILLLIANPNYGLKFGLGGEDWQKYRYTDQYYIDHGVEEVGGTNVVTDIVFDYRGYDTLGEATVLFTSIAGAVALLRKWRDENGE, from the coding sequence ATGAGGAGGACTTTCGGAGCATTATCCTTGCTCTTCATATTTGGGATATTACTCCTAATTGCTAATCCAAATTATGGCTTAAAATTTGGTTTGGGTGGAGAAGACTGGCAAAAATATCGCTACACCGACCAGTATTACATAGATCATGGGGTTGAAGAAGTGGGAGGAACTAACGTTGTTACTGACATAGTCTTTGATTACAGAGGATACGATACCCTTGGAGAGGCTACTGTTCTTTTCACTTCAATAGCGGGAGCTGTTGCGTTGCTTAGAAAATGGAGGGATGAAAATGGGGAGTGA
- a CDS encoding Na(+)/H(+) antiporter subunit B produces the protein MGSDMGLIVKTMARATIPLIGIFGAYVISHGHLTPGGGFQGGATIAGAGILFLIAFGINEAKEKINKSLYSALEGLGGLVFLAAGMLGLSVAFFYNTLWHNGPIFNGEPGTLLSAGYLPIMNLAVGLKVYTGLVSAVFAMALFRRWRK, from the coding sequence ATGGGGAGTGACATGGGGCTTATAGTTAAAACAATGGCGAGGGCTACGATACCTCTCATTGGGATCTTTGGAGCTTACGTGATCTCTCATGGTCACCTTACCCCCGGAGGAGGCTTTCAGGGAGGAGCAACAATTGCTGGAGCAGGGATATTGTTCCTTATAGCATTTGGTATCAATGAGGCCAAGGAAAAGATAAACAAAAGCTTATATTCTGCCCTTGAGGGGTTAGGAGGGCTAGTTTTTCTAGCAGCAGGCATGCTTGGTCTTAGTGTGGCGTTCTTTTATAATACACTATGGCACAACGGCCCAATTTTCAATGGAGAACCAGGTACACTTCTCTCAGCGGGTTACCTCCCAATAATGAACTTAGCTGTGGGCTTAAAGGTTTATACTGGACTAGTAAGTGCTGTTTTTGCAATGGCCCTTTTTAGGAGGTGGAGAAAGTGA
- a CDS encoding NADH-quinone oxidoreductase subunit K produces MIPLQFVTAFLMIFMGIYAFLYKRNLIKLILALNLIDAGIHLLLISLGYRLENGVLPTAPIYTGYETLKGTPMVGPIPQALVLTSIVIGVCVLSLAMALTINAYRHYGTLDVNKLRRLRG; encoded by the coding sequence GTGATACCTCTCCAATTTGTTACAGCATTTTTAATGATTTTCATGGGCATTTATGCGTTCTTGTACAAAAGGAATCTCATCAAGCTAATCTTGGCTCTCAATTTAATTGATGCAGGCATACACCTCTTGCTGATAAGTCTGGGATACAGATTGGAAAACGGAGTTTTACCCACAGCACCAATTTACACCGGGTATGAAACATTAAAGGGCACTCCAATGGTTGGTCCAATACCGCAGGCTTTGGTGCTCACAAGCATAGTCATTGGAGTTTGTGTGCTTTCATTGGCAATGGCACTGACAATAAACGCCTACAGACACTACGGAACACTTGATGTTAACAAGTTAAGGAGGTTGAGAGGATGA
- a CDS encoding proton-conducting transporter transmembrane domain-containing protein produces MTLPFLVILPLFGAFSMPIVSLLGKKLKEYWAVIISGATFAVAAKVFYTVWRNNEILLYTLGSDNPIGRGVNFPIRIVWEVDLFGALLALTITFVGFLAIVYSLGYMKHDTGLEKYYTLVLVLELGMLGIVITGDIFNFYVFLEIMSIASYALVAFRNDTWEGIEAGIKYMFVGSLASSFILLGIALLYGQYGTLTMSYLAIKIAENPTLVAKVALAFLIGGLLFKSGAVPVHMWLADAHPAAPSSISAMLDAHPAAPSSISAMLSGLVIKAGGVYAIARIIFSIFNPGLHTYLRTFNAPAINMDVIGWVIVFFACLTLLVGNAMAVVQTDMKRLFAFSSVGQIGYILLGIGIGVLAYGTRAGELALAGAIYHIVNHALIKALLFLVAGVVIHEAGTKNLNELSGLAKRMPLTTFFFIIGAAAIIGLPPLNGFASKWIIYESSAMYNPILAAIAVVGTVFSLAAYTKVLFTFLGKESERVRGSKEPEKSMLLPMLILVVAIIVMGLFPWQISDKIMIPAAKMLEQLNGEYILALLKFIGGA; encoded by the coding sequence ATGACGCTCCCGTTTCTGGTTATACTTCCACTATTTGGGGCATTTTCAATGCCAATAGTTAGCTTACTTGGGAAGAAACTCAAGGAGTATTGGGCGGTTATCATCAGCGGCGCTACATTTGCAGTTGCCGCTAAAGTATTTTACACAGTATGGAGAAACAATGAAATCCTTCTCTATACCCTTGGAAGCGATAATCCAATTGGTCGGGGAGTGAATTTCCCGATCAGGATCGTGTGGGAAGTGGACTTATTTGGGGCACTCTTAGCCTTAACAATAACTTTTGTAGGCTTTTTGGCGATAGTTTATTCTCTCGGATATATGAAGCATGACACTGGCCTAGAGAAGTACTACACGCTAGTGCTTGTTTTAGAGCTAGGAATGCTGGGAATTGTTATTACCGGGGATATTTTCAACTTCTACGTATTTTTGGAGATAATGAGCATTGCAAGCTATGCTTTAGTTGCCTTCAGAAACGACACATGGGAAGGAATTGAAGCAGGTATTAAGTATATGTTCGTTGGTTCATTGGCAAGTTCCTTTATTCTCTTGGGCATCGCCTTGCTTTATGGTCAGTATGGAACGCTTACAATGAGCTATCTCGCCATAAAAATAGCCGAAAATCCAACACTTGTGGCAAAAGTGGCTTTGGCTTTCCTTATTGGTGGGCTGCTCTTTAAGAGTGGTGCAGTTCCGGTTCACATGTGGCTAGCTGATGCACACCCGGCAGCTCCGAGTTCAATCTCTGCAATGCTTGATGCACACCCGGCAGCTCCGAGTTCAATCTCTGCAATGCTTTCGGGATTAGTCATCAAAGCTGGTGGAGTTTACGCTATAGCAAGGATAATATTCAGCATTTTCAATCCCGGATTGCACACATACTTGAGAACATTCAATGCTCCCGCAATCAATATGGACGTAATTGGCTGGGTTATAGTGTTCTTTGCTTGCTTAACACTTCTTGTGGGAAATGCCATGGCGGTAGTGCAGACTGACATGAAGAGGCTTTTTGCCTTCTCAAGTGTAGGTCAAATAGGATATATTTTGCTTGGAATTGGAATCGGAGTCCTCGCTTATGGCACTAGAGCAGGGGAATTAGCGCTGGCTGGAGCGATATATCACATAGTGAACCACGCATTGATAAAAGCCCTCCTCTTCCTTGTGGCGGGAGTTGTTATCCATGAAGCTGGCACAAAGAACCTTAATGAATTGAGTGGACTGGCAAAAAGAATGCCGTTGACGACGTTCTTCTTTATAATTGGAGCAGCTGCGATAATAGGTCTCCCACCGCTAAATGGGTTTGCGAGCAAGTGGATCATTTATGAAAGCTCCGCCATGTATAATCCGATCTTGGCTGCTATTGCCGTTGTTGGCACGGTGTTCTCTCTTGCAGCATATACTAAAGTGCTCTTCACGTTCTTGGGCAAAGAGAGTGAGAGAGTAAGGGGCTCAAAGGAACCAGAAAAGAGTATGTTACTTCCAATGCTGATCCTAGTGGTAGCAATAATCGTGATGGGGTTGTTTCCATGGCAAATAAGCGACAAAATAATGATACCGGCTGCGAAAATGCTTGAACAACTCAATGGTGAGTACATACTTGCTCTCTTAAAATTCATTGGAGGTGCATGA
- a CDS encoding NADH-quinone oxidoreductase subunit B family protein — protein sequence MSEREMLEKKISKLCKYLGRSPWVFHVNSGSCNGCDIEIIAALTPRYDAERFGVKLVGTPRHADILLVTGPVTDQSLERVKLIYEQTPDPKVVVAIGACPTGGSVFFESPFTNAPLDKHIPVDVFVPGCPPRPEAILYGVVLGLEKLIKKIEGEKE from the coding sequence ATGAGTGAGAGAGAAATGCTTGAGAAAAAAATTTCAAAACTCTGTAAGTATCTTGGGAGATCGCCGTGGGTGTTTCACGTTAACAGCGGTTCATGCAATGGATGTGACATTGAGATAATAGCCGCTCTCACACCTAGATACGATGCGGAGAGGTTTGGGGTAAAACTTGTTGGAACACCGAGACATGCGGATATCCTATTGGTAACCGGTCCAGTTACAGATCAAAGCCTTGAAAGGGTTAAATTGATATACGAACAAACTCCTGATCCAAAAGTTGTTGTTGCTATAGGAGCATGCCCAACTGGTGGCAGCGTGTTTTTTGAGAGTCCCTTTACAAACGCCCCCCTAGACAAACATATCCCTGTGGACGTTTTTGTTCCGGGATGTCCACCCAGACCAGAGGCAATACTTTATGGTGTGGTTTTAGGATTAGAAAAGCTCATAAAAAAGATAGAAGGTGAGAAAGAATGA
- a CDS encoding NADH-quinone oxidoreductase subunit C, translated as MTPEEFLEIILTKFPNAEGEVRENKLPHPRKRVWINVGRENFKGLMKLIKEIDPKAQFSIIIARDGGDYLEAKYHLELFYEQTPSISLIVGTKCPKDDPKLPTVTDVFPSALPYEREVQEFLGLFFEGIPDPRKLFLPEDFPEGVYPLRKDEKGISSEMIKNAGHPYKMKKEG; from the coding sequence ATGACTCCTGAAGAGTTCTTAGAGATAATTTTAACAAAATTCCCTAATGCTGAGGGAGAAGTTCGTGAAAACAAACTTCCCCATCCAAGAAAGAGGGTTTGGATAAACGTCGGAAGAGAGAACTTTAAAGGCCTTATGAAGCTTATCAAGGAAATTGATCCTAAAGCACAGTTTTCCATAATAATAGCTAGGGATGGAGGAGATTACTTAGAGGCTAAATATCATCTCGAACTATTTTACGAGCAGACTCCTAGTATTTCTCTTATAGTTGGAACTAAATGCCCCAAAGATGACCCAAAACTTCCCACTGTTACAGATGTGTTTCCAAGTGCACTTCCCTATGAAAGAGAAGTTCAAGAGTTTTTGGGATTGTTCTTTGAGGGGATACCCGATCCAAGAAAGCTGTTTTTACCAGAAGACTTTCCAGAGGGCGTTTATCCTTTAAGAAAAGATGAGAAAGGTATCAGCAGTGAAATGATAAAGAACGCAGGTCATCCTTACAAAATGAAAAAGGAGGGTTAA
- a CDS encoding hydrogenase large subunit, whose amino-acid sequence MENRVEYWVKIPIGPIHPALEEPEKFIITLDGERIVNVDVRLGYNLRGLEWIGMRRNYIQILYLAERMCGICSFSHNYTYSRAVEEMAGIEVPERAEYIRVIIGELERIHSHLLNLGVVGHAIGYDTVLHLSWLAREKVMDLLEAIGGNRVNYSMNTIGGVRRDIEDKHKRAILEMIKYYREEVMPKIEEIFLYDPTVEARLRDAGVIPKRIAIEYSAQGPTARGSGVEKDVRYNEQLGVYPDLGVKPITPKEFTGVVKGDVFDRMVVRIGELWQSMELIERALDQMPEGKIKAFPKDNVALIRLKKAEGEGIGRYEAPRGELIHYVMANPGSEIPERWKMREPTFPNLFAVARALVGEQLADVPVAIASIDPCLSCTDRVAVIDAKTGKKKVLTEKDLLKASIEKTREINPNIKAKPEPVGGSCGGVRL is encoded by the coding sequence ATGGAGAATAGAGTTGAATATTGGGTTAAAATCCCAATTGGTCCCATTCACCCAGCACTTGAAGAACCTGAAAAGTTCATCATTACCCTTGATGGAGAGAGAATAGTAAATGTTGATGTAAGACTGGGATATAACTTGAGAGGACTAGAATGGATTGGCATGAGAAGGAATTACATCCAGATACTTTACCTTGCTGAAAGAATGTGTGGGATATGTTCCTTTTCTCACAACTATACGTATTCTAGGGCAGTCGAAGAAATGGCGGGGATAGAGGTACCAGAGAGAGCCGAATACATAAGGGTGATAATAGGAGAATTGGAAAGAATCCACTCTCATTTGCTCAATCTTGGAGTTGTAGGGCATGCTATAGGTTATGACACTGTCCTTCACCTAAGCTGGCTTGCCAGGGAGAAGGTTATGGATCTCCTAGAGGCAATAGGGGGGAACAGGGTAAACTATTCTATGAACACAATTGGAGGCGTGAGGAGGGATATAGAGGATAAGCACAAAAGGGCGATTCTGGAGATGATAAAATACTACCGCGAAGAAGTCATGCCAAAGATTGAGGAGATATTCCTCTATGATCCAACTGTTGAAGCTAGACTTAGGGATGCTGGAGTTATACCAAAGAGAATAGCCATTGAGTACAGCGCTCAAGGTCCAACAGCAAGGGGAAGTGGCGTTGAAAAGGACGTTAGGTACAATGAGCAGCTGGGAGTTTATCCAGACTTGGGAGTTAAACCAATAACTCCAAAGGAATTCACGGGAGTTGTCAAGGGGGACGTGTTTGATAGGATGGTCGTCAGAATTGGAGAACTGTGGCAGAGTATGGAGCTCATAGAGAGGGCTTTGGATCAAATGCCAGAGGGAAAAATAAAGGCATTTCCGAAGGATAACGTAGCTTTGATCCGGCTTAAAAAAGCGGAAGGAGAGGGCATCGGTAGGTATGAGGCTCCAAGAGGGGAGCTCATCCACTATGTGATGGCCAACCCTGGAAGTGAGATTCCAGAAAGGTGGAAAATGAGAGAACCCACTTTTCCAAACCTCTTTGCGGTTGCGAGAGCACTAGTAGGAGAACAGCTTGCTGATGTGCCGGTTGCAATAGCGTCAATAGATCCCTGCTTGAGCTGTACAGATAGAGTAGCCGTTATAGATGCCAAAACCGGCAAGAAAAAAGTTCTTACAGAAAAAGATCTTCTCAAGGCTTCAATTGAGAAAACAAGAGAAATAAATCCCAACATAAAGGCAAAACCAGAACCTGTTGGGGGTTCTTGTGGGGGTGTTAGGCTATGA
- a CDS encoding respiratory chain complex I subunit 1 family protein, producing MNIVYSTIGLIAIYLYVSAASLLWEGMDRKLVARMQRRMGPPILQPFYDFLKLVSKESIIPRDANKLFEIAPVLALASSIALLAYTPLGFEPLLATKGDVIVFIYLLGLIAFIRVIGAVSSGSPYAQIGAQREIIMLASREVPMMLGLFAILWRLSKLGVEKPFSLGTFYQYNIWEIGTPLAVVGTFVLLLVFLLWLASEIEVGYFNIPEAETEVAEGPMAEYSGRHLALFKLSNALKEFASASLVVAIFFPWGISGYIGLTGIAAMVLDLVFHTLKVFAVLFVSMSVFRAITGRLRITQAVGMFWSRILPMSLIGVLLLVIDVLGVIA from the coding sequence ATGAATATCGTTTATTCAACTATAGGGTTAATAGCGATTTACCTTTACGTCTCCGCCGCTTCTCTCCTTTGGGAAGGAATGGATAGAAAGCTCGTTGCTAGAATGCAGAGAAGAATGGGTCCTCCTATACTCCAACCGTTCTATGACTTCCTAAAGCTGGTAAGTAAAGAGTCAATAATCCCAAGAGACGCCAACAAACTCTTTGAAATCGCTCCGGTATTAGCTTTAGCATCTTCAATAGCTCTATTGGCTTACACTCCTCTTGGATTTGAGCCACTCTTAGCAACGAAGGGTGACGTGATAGTCTTCATTTATCTACTTGGTCTCATAGCTTTCATAAGAGTAATCGGTGCCGTTAGCTCAGGTTCCCCATATGCACAAATAGGGGCTCAGAGAGAGATAATTATGCTTGCTTCCAGGGAAGTGCCTATGATGTTAGGGCTCTTTGCAATACTCTGGCGCTTAAGCAAACTCGGAGTTGAAAAACCCTTTAGCCTGGGAACATTTTATCAGTACAACATCTGGGAAATTGGTACTCCTTTGGCAGTTGTTGGCACATTTGTTCTCCTTCTAGTGTTCCTGCTCTGGCTTGCAAGTGAGATTGAAGTTGGTTACTTCAACATTCCGGAGGCAGAAACGGAAGTAGCAGAAGGCCCCATGGCGGAATACAGCGGAAGACATTTGGCATTATTCAAGCTAAGCAATGCTCTAAAAGAATTCGCGAGTGCCAGTTTGGTTGTGGCTATCTTTTTCCCATGGGGTATAAGCGGATACATCGGTTTAACCGGTATTGCAGCAATGGTTCTTGACTTAGTATTCCATACGCTTAAAGTCTTTGCAGTGCTTTTTGTTAGTATGAGCGTATTTAGAGCTATAACCGGAAGACTCAGGATTACCCAGGCAGTTGGCATGTTTTGGAGCAGGATACTTCCAATGAGTCTAATAGGCGTATTGCTGTTGGTCATAGACGTTCTGGGGGTGATTGCATGA
- a CDS encoding 4Fe-4S binding protein, with the protein MKIPPTLSVVLSNLFKKPATNPFPQSDPVPTPEGFRGKLIYHVDKCIGCKLCITVCPAGVFEYVPELKKVTLWLGRCVFCQQCVDVCPVNALEMSNEFLLATYDKYDDNLRWLKNEEIEEMLAKQGGKTKKYRIIAEKCKGCTLCARNCPQNAIEGSPGKVHKIDPNKCVGCGICATVCRFGAIEEYEE; encoded by the coding sequence ATGAAGATTCCCCCAACTCTCTCCGTAGTTTTAAGCAACCTCTTCAAAAAGCCTGCAACAAACCCATTTCCTCAGAGTGATCCAGTTCCAACTCCAGAGGGATTTAGGGGGAAACTAATTTATCACGTGGATAAGTGTATAGGCTGTAAGCTCTGTATCACCGTTTGCCCAGCAGGAGTGTTTGAATATGTGCCGGAACTCAAAAAGGTGACCCTCTGGCTGGGAAGATGTGTCTTTTGCCAGCAGTGTGTCGACGTCTGTCCGGTAAATGCACTAGAGATGAGCAATGAGTTTCTCTTGGCTACTTACGATAAATACGACGATAACCTCAGATGGCTCAAAAATGAGGAAATTGAAGAAATGCTTGCCAAACAGGGAGGAAAAACAAAGAAGTATCGCATAATTGCGGAGAAATGTAAGGGATGTACACTATGTGCCAGAAACTGTCCTCAAAATGCTATTGAAGGGTCTCCCGGGAAAGTGCATAAAATCGACCCCAACAAGTGTGTTGGATGCGGGATATGTGCAACGGTATGTCGCTTTGGTGCAATAGAAGAATACGAAGAGTGA
- a CDS encoding Na+/H+ antiporter subunit E, with protein sequence MPFTTSFLWSLIVYLILTAGSGSVLLWSPAELVAGIVIAALIGYATRNIMDERLDYFFNPKRWVLFLIYAVGPFFYAMAKANLDVAYRVITGKIRPGIVKISPGLTKDESRTLLANSITLTPGTFTLEIDDEGNLYVHWINVPPGKEKPTPEELCGYLPKWARRIAE encoded by the coding sequence ATGCCCTTTACGACATCTTTCCTATGGTCGTTGATTGTGTACCTGATCTTAACAGCAGGTTCCGGTAGTGTTTTACTATGGAGTCCGGCAGAGCTAGTGGCGGGAATTGTAATAGCGGCTCTCATAGGCTACGCAACGAGAAACATAATGGACGAAAGACTTGATTATTTCTTTAATCCAAAACGATGGGTACTTTTTCTGATTTATGCAGTAGGACCGTTCTTTTATGCCATGGCAAAGGCAAACCTTGACGTTGCTTACAGAGTTATAACAGGAAAGATAAGGCCAGGAATAGTGAAAATATCCCCGGGATTAACTAAAGATGAAAGCAGGACTCTTCTTGCAAATTCAATAACCCTCACTCCTGGAACGTTTACTTTGGAAATTGACGATGAAGGGAACCTATACGTGCACTGGATTAACGTTCCGCCTGGAAAAGAAAAGCCAACTCCCGAAGAACTTTGTGGATACTTACCAAAATGGGCAAGGAGGATTGCGGAATGA
- a CDS encoding cation:proton antiporter, whose protein sequence is MTPESLFMGAMILLFLSATLTMIRMLLGPTIPDRVVALDALTTTTAGAMVLYGVITEQAVIIDVALVYAVLSYIATLYIARYLVKRRVGLA, encoded by the coding sequence ATGACGCCTGAAAGTTTGTTTATGGGGGCAATGATACTGCTCTTCCTTTCAGCCACATTAACGATGATAAGAATGCTACTTGGCCCAACAATTCCTGACAGGGTTGTGGCGTTGGATGCCTTAACAACCACGACTGCCGGTGCTATGGTTCTATATGGGGTAATTACGGAGCAAGCGGTGATTATCGATGTTGCACTTGTTTATGCTGTTCTTAGCTATATCGCAACTCTGTATATAGCGAGGTACTTAGTAAAGAGAAGGGTGGGATTGGCATGA
- the mnhG gene encoding monovalent cation/H(+) antiporter subunit G produces MIEGVLAILLAIGVGFNLLASVGILRFPDVYTRIHASTKCTTFGTIFIVLATIVYSIYRWLPNHDARWITIGIHSALVVIFLVLTNPVGAHAIGRAARKSGIRPYGAVIDELEGYYEL; encoded by the coding sequence ATGATAGAAGGAGTTTTGGCGATACTCCTTGCAATTGGAGTTGGATTTAATCTATTGGCCAGCGTTGGAATATTGAGGTTTCCAGACGTTTACACAAGGATCCACGCTTCGACAAAATGCACTACCTTTGGAACGATTTTTATAGTCCTAGCAACGATAGTGTACTCAATTTACAGGTGGCTTCCAAACCATGACGCAAGGTGGATTACAATAGGAATCCACTCAGCACTTGTGGTGATCTTCTTAGTACTAACAAACCCAGTTGGAGCCCATGCAATTGGTAGAGCAGCTAGAAAATCTGGGATAAGACCTTATGGTGCCGTAATAGATGAACTGGAGGGATACTATGAACTTTGA
- a CDS encoding hydrogenase subunit MbhD domain-containing protein encodes MNFENFFWILQIFIAIGLIGSSIAAIRFKNLIAAVIAMAVFSLALSVEFYVLQAPDVAIAEAGVGAGLTTAMYLLAIRNTTDEEVVE; translated from the coding sequence ATGAACTTTGAAAACTTTTTCTGGATTCTGCAAATCTTCATTGCAATCGGCTTAATAGGAAGCTCAATAGCTGCCATTAGGTTCAAGAACTTAATTGCTGCTGTAATAGCAATGGCAGTCTTTAGCCTAGCTCTTTCCGTGGAGTTCTACGTTCTACAGGCTCCAGATGTTGCTATAGCAGAAGCAGGTGTTGGAGCCGGACTTACAACAGCAATGTACCTTCTCGCTATCAGGAACACCACCGATGAGGAGGTGGTAGAATGA
- the mbhE gene encoding hydrogen gas-evolving membrane-bound hydrogenase subunit E gives MRRALGLFAFLSFVIFLLAAAISLRPFGEPPHAEMDTYFIEHAQEEASANNVVTSVVFDYRGFDTLGEATVLFTAVSGVLMALRHYGGKEK, from the coding sequence ATGAGAAGAGCACTCGGATTATTTGCCTTCTTATCGTTCGTAATCTTCCTTCTGGCTGCAGCTATAAGCTTGAGACCTTTTGGAGAACCTCCTCATGCGGAGATGGACACTTACTTCATAGAGCATGCCCAAGAAGAAGCCTCTGCAAACAACGTTGTTACGAGTGTTGTATTTGACTACAGAGGTTTTGATACTCTGGGAGAGGCAACAGTCCTTTTCACCGCAGTTTCTGGCGTTCTAATGGCATTAAGACACTACGGAGGGAAGGAGAAATGA
- a CDS encoding MnhB domain-containing protein, which yields MTTAIIRTTTKILAPLILVFGSYIILHGHLTPGGGFQGGAVFASGLALLIVANNKEKVKELFDKVPLSQLESLGALGFLGIGALGLMGYTFLKNVIADSGFLFGAPTPKGINPGYLNTGGTLSYLNIFVGTKVLAGLTSIVLIFFLILRRERDEW from the coding sequence ATGACCACCGCAATCATAAGAACAACAACAAAAATTTTAGCACCTTTAATATTGGTATTTGGTTCGTATATCATTCTACATGGTCATCTAACACCTGGTGGAGGTTTTCAAGGCGGGGCGGTATTTGCAAGCGGCTTAGCTCTGCTGATAGTGGCAAACAACAAAGAAAAGGTCAAGGAACTCTTCGATAAGGTTCCTCTAAGTCAGTTAGAAAGCCTTGGAGCTTTGGGATTCTTGGGAATTGGTGCATTAGGCCTTATGGGATATACGTTCTTGAAAAACGTAATTGCAGACAGCGGATTCCTCTTTGGAGCACCAACACCTAAAGGAATCAATCCGGGTTATCTCAACACCGGTGGAACGCTTTCATACCTAAACATCTTTGTAGGAACAAAGGTATTAGCCGGTCTTACAAGTATAGTTCTGATATTCTTCCTTATACTGAGGAGGGAGAGAGATGAATGGTAG
- a CDS encoding sodium:proton antiporter, giving the protein MNGSVFVNFPFIVVAVLLALGFYTIGFKRNLIKVVIGVEILEGAVNMFIVALGYVKGGYAPIYTQAPPEAAGKMVLPTPQALTLTSIVIGVAVTALMLAFAVNIYKHYGTLDVTKIRRLRG; this is encoded by the coding sequence ATGAATGGTAGCGTCTTTGTGAACTTCCCGTTTATCGTAGTTGCAGTGCTGCTTGCCCTCGGCTTTTACACAATCGGATTCAAGCGGAACCTCATAAAGGTCGTAATTGGCGTTGAAATCCTTGAAGGAGCAGTAAATATGTTCATTGTTGCGTTAGGTTATGTAAAAGGTGGCTACGCTCCAATCTATACTCAGGCACCGCCTGAAGCTGCAGGAAAAATGGTTTTACCAACGCCACAGGCACTAACGCTTACGAGCATAGTTATCGGTGTTGCTGTAACCGCTCTAATGCTGGCTTTTGCCGTTAACATCTACAAACACTATGGAACTCTCGACGTTACCAAGATAAGGAGGTTGAGAGGATGA